From a region of the Betta splendens chromosome 5, fBetSpl5.4, whole genome shotgun sequence genome:
- the bin2b gene encoding bridging integrator 2b isoform X2 has protein sequence METKDEQFELCFQNLNKQQVDGNRLFKDVRAYYTAVKAMHEASKRLSHTLRDIYEPDWNGVEDLAVITDSEDLLWNDFEEKLSDQIVRTMENYSSQFPEVKERVAKRGRKLVDYDSARHHLEALQSAKKKDEAKIAKAEEEFNKAQNVFEEINTELREELPVLYQSRIGCYVTVFQNVSNLRDVFYKEMSVLNHELYNVMKKLETQHSGKAFIIKGLNSTSGKSKKRKSLVISNPIPCNTAFPADHVSIHSSTTNGKEAVPSSAAQQAPSVSEQMNEPEDVNSSDSEFSSSGTNTPQRQSVSDQENSNRSTAPSTADADADEEADADADADHSDDSGVGVPKSEAAQSNLSDSADSDAPQSPEQDTSDPPAEEAEPTPSPVPAPRSSFRSTEQRSLLPAKQEQEQESEEEPDAEESGPPGFLYKGVALVSHAASEQGRLHFQQGDVILVLSEPQEDGLVRAIREESWNQHRDVEHHCGSCLEELLQPVED, from the exons ATGGAGACCAAGGATGAACAGTTTGAGCTTTGCTTTCAGAACCTCAACAAACAACAG GTTGACGGAAACAGGCTGTTTAAAGATGTCCGAGCCTACTACACAGCAGTGAAAG CTATGCACGAGGCCTCCAAGCGTCTGTCCCACACACTGCGGGACATCTACGAACCGGACTGGAATGGAGTGGAGGACCTCGCTGTCATCACAGAC AGTGAAGACTTGTTGTGGAACGACTTTGAGGAGAAACTGAGTGACCAGATTGTTCGCACAATGGAGAACTATAGCAGCCAGTTCCCTGAGGTCAAG GAACGCGTTGCTAAACGTGGGCGTAAGCTGGTGGACTACGATTCGGCACGGCACCACCTGGAGGCCTTGCAGAGTGCCAAGAAAAAGGATGAGGCCAAAATAGCCAAG GCAGAAGAAGAGTTCAACAAGGCCCAGAATGTCTTTGAAGAGATCAATACTgagctgagggaggagctgcCTGTTCTCTATCAGAG ccGTATAGGTTGCTATGTGACCGTCTTCCAAAACGTCTCCAACCTGAGGGACGTCTTCTACAAGGAAATGAGTGTG CTAAACCACGAGCTTTACAACGTGATGAAGAAACTGGAGACTCAACACTCCGGAAAAGCTTTCATCATCAAGGGTCTGAACAG CACTTCTGGCAAGTCAAAGAAGAGGAAGTCTCTGGTCATCTCCAACCCCATTCCCTGCAACACAGCATTCCCAGCAGACCATGTCTCCATCCATTCCTCCACCACAAATGGAAAAGAGGCAGTGCCTTCATCTGCTGCTCAACAAGCCCCAAGTGTGTCTGAACAAATGAACGAGCCAGAAGATGTCAACTCGTCGGACTCCGAGTTCAGCTCCAGTGGCACAAACACTCCCCAGAGGCAGTCGGTGAGTGACCAGGAGAACAGCAACAGGAGCACAGCACCGAGTACGgcggacgcagacgcagacgagGAGGCAGACGCAGACGCGGACGCAGACCACTCTGATGACTCTGGGGTGGGGGTCCCGAAGTCAGAAGCTGCTCAGTCCAATCTGTCTGACTCCGCTGACAGTGACGCTCCCCAGAGTCCTGAGCAGGACACGAGCGACCCTCCGGCAGAGGAGGCCGAGCCCACACCGTCACCAGTACCTGCCCCTCGTTCTTCCTTCCGCTCCACTGAACAACGCAGCCTCCTACCTGctaagcaggagcaggagcaggagtccGAGGAGGAACCAGATGCTGAGGAGTCCGGTCCGCCCGGTTTCTTATATAAG GGGGTGGCGCTGGTGAGCCACGCAGCATCTGAGCAGGGCCGGCTTCACTTCCAGCAGGGAGACGTCATCCTCGTGCTCTCCGAACCTCAAGAG GACGGGCTGGTGAGGGCGATCCGGGAGGAGAGCTGGAACCAGCACAGAGACGTGGAGCACCACTGTGGGAGCTGCTTGGAAGAGCTCCTCCAGCCTGTTGAGGACTGA
- the bin2b gene encoding bridging integrator 2b isoform X1, which translates to MAENKTGPNLQAGAGIFAKRVQKSLNRAQEKVLQKLGKTMETKDEQFELCFQNLNKQQVDGNRLFKDVRAYYTAVKAMHEASKRLSHTLRDIYEPDWNGVEDLAVITDSEDLLWNDFEEKLSDQIVRTMENYSSQFPEVKERVAKRGRKLVDYDSARHHLEALQSAKKKDEAKIAKAEEEFNKAQNVFEEINTELREELPVLYQSRIGCYVTVFQNVSNLRDVFYKEMSVLNHELYNVMKKLETQHSGKAFIIKGLNSTSGKSKKRKSLVISNPIPCNTAFPADHVSIHSSTTNGKEAVPSSAAQQAPSVSEQMNEPEDVNSSDSEFSSSGTNTPQRQSVSDQENSNRSTAPSTADADADEEADADADADHSDDSGVGVPKSEAAQSNLSDSADSDAPQSPEQDTSDPPAEEAEPTPSPVPAPRSSFRSTEQRSLLPAKQEQEQESEEEPDAEESGPPGFLYKGVALVSHAASEQGRLHFQQGDVILVLSEPQEDGLVRAIREESWNQHRDVEHHCGSCLEELLQPVED; encoded by the exons ATGGCAGAAAACAAGACGGGCCCGAACCTCCAGGCTGGAGCTGGGATCTTTGCCAAACGGGTCCAGAAGTCTTTGAATCGAGCCCAGGAGAAG GTACTTCAGAAACTGGGCAAAACCATGGAGACCAAGGATGAACAGTTTGAGCTTTGCTTTCAGAACCTCAACAAACAACAG GTTGACGGAAACAGGCTGTTTAAAGATGTCCGAGCCTACTACACAGCAGTGAAAG CTATGCACGAGGCCTCCAAGCGTCTGTCCCACACACTGCGGGACATCTACGAACCGGACTGGAATGGAGTGGAGGACCTCGCTGTCATCACAGAC AGTGAAGACTTGTTGTGGAACGACTTTGAGGAGAAACTGAGTGACCAGATTGTTCGCACAATGGAGAACTATAGCAGCCAGTTCCCTGAGGTCAAG GAACGCGTTGCTAAACGTGGGCGTAAGCTGGTGGACTACGATTCGGCACGGCACCACCTGGAGGCCTTGCAGAGTGCCAAGAAAAAGGATGAGGCCAAAATAGCCAAG GCAGAAGAAGAGTTCAACAAGGCCCAGAATGTCTTTGAAGAGATCAATACTgagctgagggaggagctgcCTGTTCTCTATCAGAG ccGTATAGGTTGCTATGTGACCGTCTTCCAAAACGTCTCCAACCTGAGGGACGTCTTCTACAAGGAAATGAGTGTG CTAAACCACGAGCTTTACAACGTGATGAAGAAACTGGAGACTCAACACTCCGGAAAAGCTTTCATCATCAAGGGTCTGAACAG CACTTCTGGCAAGTCAAAGAAGAGGAAGTCTCTGGTCATCTCCAACCCCATTCCCTGCAACACAGCATTCCCAGCAGACCATGTCTCCATCCATTCCTCCACCACAAATGGAAAAGAGGCAGTGCCTTCATCTGCTGCTCAACAAGCCCCAAGTGTGTCTGAACAAATGAACGAGCCAGAAGATGTCAACTCGTCGGACTCCGAGTTCAGCTCCAGTGGCACAAACACTCCCCAGAGGCAGTCGGTGAGTGACCAGGAGAACAGCAACAGGAGCACAGCACCGAGTACGgcggacgcagacgcagacgagGAGGCAGACGCAGACGCGGACGCAGACCACTCTGATGACTCTGGGGTGGGGGTCCCGAAGTCAGAAGCTGCTCAGTCCAATCTGTCTGACTCCGCTGACAGTGACGCTCCCCAGAGTCCTGAGCAGGACACGAGCGACCCTCCGGCAGAGGAGGCCGAGCCCACACCGTCACCAGTACCTGCCCCTCGTTCTTCCTTCCGCTCCACTGAACAACGCAGCCTCCTACCTGctaagcaggagcaggagcaggagtccGAGGAGGAACCAGATGCTGAGGAGTCCGGTCCGCCCGGTTTCTTATATAAG GGGGTGGCGCTGGTGAGCCACGCAGCATCTGAGCAGGGCCGGCTTCACTTCCAGCAGGGAGACGTCATCCTCGTGCTCTCCGAACCTCAAGAG GACGGGCTGGTGAGGGCGATCCGGGAGGAGAGCTGGAACCAGCACAGAGACGTGGAGCACCACTGTGGGAGCTGCTTGGAAGAGCTCCTCCAGCCTGTTGAGGACTGA